A single genomic interval of Arthrobacter globiformis harbors:
- a CDS encoding RNA degradosome polyphosphate kinase, whose translation MQPESAGTATTEIKVAPVRARFGSSEVPASRATQDRIDIPEFAAILEPDGEISPDRFLDRELSWLAFNSRVLELAEDPNLYLLERVNFLSIFASNLDEFFMVRVAGLKRRIATGLAVPSPAGLSPVQVLEQIGEAAHRLQQRHAQVYAEQIRPALAYEHIHLMHWDELDDEARHRLSAMFAEKVFPILTPLAVDPAHPFPYISGLSLNLAVVVRNPVSDKELFARVKVPDQLPRLISIDGPRAGTVPGRVARFIALEEVIAVHLDQLFAGMEVLEHHTFRVTRNEDVEVEEDDAENLLQALEKELLRRRFGPPVRLEVTNDINPNIRALLIRELGVDESEVYSVPAPLDLRGLSVIGNIDRADLRYPKHVPHTSRYLNESETSKAANVFAAMRRRDILLHHPYDSFSTSVQAFLEQAAADPKVQAIKQTLYRTSGDSPIVDALIDAAEAGKQVLALVEIKARFDEQANISWARKLEQAGVHVVYGIVGLKTHCKLSLVVRQEVDGLRRYCHIGTGNYHPRTARYYEDLGLLTANDQVGEDLSKLFNQLSGYAPKSTFKRLLVAPRSVRSGLIDRIEAEISNARAGIPARVQIKVNSMVDESIIDSLYRASQAGVKVDVIVRGICSLRPGIPGLSENITVRSVLGRFLEHSRVFAFSNGGDPVAYIGSADMMHRNLDRRVEALVQLSGGEDTAYVLDLMRRYMDPETSSWHLDNDGEWTRHHIGDDGSKLDDVQSWLLASRSRQRAVVRR comes from the coding sequence ATGCAACCGGAATCCGCCGGAACAGCCACCACCGAAATCAAGGTTGCCCCTGTGCGCGCCCGGTTCGGCTCCTCCGAAGTGCCGGCCTCCCGCGCCACGCAGGACCGGATCGACATCCCTGAGTTCGCCGCCATCCTGGAGCCGGATGGCGAGATCAGCCCGGACCGGTTCCTGGACCGCGAGCTGAGCTGGCTCGCGTTCAACTCCCGGGTTCTCGAACTGGCAGAAGACCCCAACCTGTACCTGCTGGAGCGCGTCAACTTCCTTTCGATCTTCGCGTCCAACCTCGATGAATTCTTCATGGTCCGCGTGGCCGGCCTGAAGCGCCGCATCGCCACCGGACTCGCCGTCCCGTCCCCGGCCGGCCTGAGCCCCGTGCAGGTCCTGGAACAGATCGGCGAGGCCGCCCACCGCCTGCAGCAGCGGCACGCCCAGGTCTACGCGGAACAGATCCGGCCGGCCCTGGCCTATGAGCACATCCACCTCATGCACTGGGACGAGCTCGACGACGAAGCCCGGCACCGGCTCAGCGCCATGTTCGCGGAGAAGGTCTTCCCCATCCTCACTCCGCTGGCCGTGGACCCCGCCCACCCCTTCCCCTACATCTCGGGCCTTTCCCTGAACCTGGCCGTGGTGGTCCGGAACCCCGTCAGTGACAAGGAGCTGTTCGCCCGCGTCAAGGTGCCGGACCAGCTGCCCCGCCTGATCTCCATCGACGGTCCCCGGGCCGGGACGGTGCCCGGCCGCGTGGCACGGTTCATCGCCCTCGAGGAAGTCATCGCAGTCCACCTGGACCAGCTCTTCGCCGGCATGGAAGTACTGGAGCACCACACCTTCCGTGTGACCCGCAACGAGGACGTTGAGGTGGAAGAGGACGACGCCGAGAACCTCCTGCAGGCGCTCGAGAAGGAACTGCTGCGCCGCCGGTTCGGTCCGCCCGTCAGGCTCGAGGTCACCAACGACATCAACCCGAACATCCGCGCCCTGCTGATCCGTGAGCTTGGTGTGGACGAGTCGGAGGTCTACTCCGTTCCGGCGCCCCTGGACCTGCGCGGTTTGTCCGTGATCGGCAACATCGACCGCGCGGACCTGCGCTATCCCAAGCACGTGCCCCACACCTCGCGGTACCTGAACGAGTCCGAGACGTCCAAGGCCGCGAACGTCTTCGCCGCGATGCGCCGCCGGGACATCCTGCTGCACCACCCGTATGATTCGTTCTCCACGTCCGTCCAGGCGTTCCTGGAACAGGCGGCGGCGGACCCCAAGGTGCAGGCCATCAAGCAGACCCTGTACCGCACCTCGGGCGACTCCCCCATTGTCGACGCCCTGATCGACGCTGCCGAGGCGGGCAAGCAGGTGCTGGCCCTCGTGGAGATCAAGGCCCGCTTCGACGAGCAGGCGAACATCTCTTGGGCCCGCAAGCTGGAGCAGGCTGGCGTCCATGTGGTCTACGGCATCGTGGGCCTGAAGACCCACTGCAAGCTCTCCCTCGTGGTCCGCCAGGAGGTGGACGGGCTGCGCCGCTACTGCCACATCGGAACCGGCAACTACCACCCGCGCACCGCGCGCTACTACGAGGACCTCGGGCTCCTGACCGCGAACGACCAGGTGGGCGAGGACCTGTCCAAGCTGTTCAACCAGCTGTCCGGGTACGCCCCCAAATCGACCTTCAAGCGGCTCCTGGTGGCCCCCCGGTCCGTGCGTTCGGGACTGATCGACAGGATCGAAGCCGAAATCAGCAATGCCCGCGCAGGCATCCCCGCGCGCGTGCAGATCAAGGTCAACTCCATGGTGGATGAGTCCATCATCGATTCCCTGTACCGCGCGTCCCAGGCCGGCGTGAAGGTGGACGTCATTGTCCGCGGCATCTGCTCCCTGCGCCCCGGCATCCCCGGGCTGAGCGAGAACATCACGGTCCGCTCCGTCCTTGGCCGCTTCCTTGAACACTCCCGCGTATTCGCCTTCAGCAACGGAGGCGACCCCGTGGCGTACATTGGCTCCGCCGATATGATGCACCGCAACCTGGACCGCCGGGTGGAGGCGCTGGTGCAGCTGTCCGGCGGCGAGGACACCGCCTACGTCCTGGACCTGATGCGCCGGTACATGGACCCCGAGACGTCCAGCTGGCACCTTGACAACGACGGCGAGTGGACCCGCCACCACATCGGCGACGACGGCAGCAAGCTGGACGATGTCCAGTCCTGGCTCCTGGCATCACGCTCCCGGCAGCGTGCCGTCGTCCGGCGGTAG
- a CDS encoding NUDIX hydrolase: MKSSDSPIADQTDHPGEPVAVTAAGALPWRVKKDQLEVLLIHRPRYDDWSWPKGKLDRGETVPECAVREVEEEIGLVAPLGIPLPPIHYHVSAGLKVVHYWAVEVTGNSLRPDGKEVDSVMWCAPERAAALLSNPSDRAPLEYLAAAHARKELQTWPLVVMRHAKAKPRSSWTKAEGERPLAATGIRQAQAVHRLLKAWKPRRVVSSPWLRCVATIAPYVKSSDAKVKLVDALTEHRHARNPKKTAAVVDALFDKQRAVVLCTHRPALPTVLGQLAGYMTPRLKGLLPVADPYLAPGEMIICHVAHGSNSRIVSVEQFKPFDD, encoded by the coding sequence TTGAAGAGCAGCGACTCACCCATAGCGGATCAGACCGATCACCCGGGCGAGCCGGTCGCCGTCACGGCCGCCGGCGCCCTGCCTTGGCGCGTCAAGAAGGACCAGCTGGAGGTCCTCCTGATTCACCGGCCACGGTACGACGACTGGTCCTGGCCCAAGGGCAAGCTTGACCGCGGCGAAACTGTGCCCGAGTGCGCAGTCCGCGAGGTGGAGGAGGAGATCGGCCTCGTGGCGCCGCTGGGCATCCCGCTCCCGCCCATCCATTACCATGTCTCCGCCGGGCTGAAGGTTGTGCACTACTGGGCCGTTGAGGTCACCGGCAATTCCCTGCGGCCTGACGGCAAGGAAGTGGACAGCGTCATGTGGTGCGCACCGGAGCGTGCGGCCGCGCTGTTGTCCAACCCGTCCGACCGGGCGCCGCTGGAATACCTGGCGGCGGCCCACGCCCGCAAGGAACTGCAGACCTGGCCGCTCGTCGTCATGCGCCATGCCAAGGCCAAACCTCGATCGTCGTGGACCAAGGCGGAAGGCGAACGGCCCCTGGCCGCCACCGGTATACGCCAGGCCCAGGCCGTGCACCGGCTGCTGAAGGCGTGGAAGCCGCGGCGCGTGGTCAGCAGCCCGTGGCTGCGCTGCGTGGCGACCATCGCCCCCTACGTCAAGTCTTCGGACGCCAAGGTGAAACTGGTGGATGCGCTTACGGAGCACCGGCATGCCCGCAACCCCAAAAAGACTGCTGCCGTCGTGGACGCATTGTTCGACAAGCAGCGTGCAGTGGTGCTGTGCACGCACCGGCCGGCCCTCCCCACCGTGCTGGGCCAGCTCGCCGGTTACATGACCCCGCGGCTCAAGGGCCTGCTGCCGGTAGCGGATCCATATCTCGCCCCCGGGGAAATGATCATCTGCCACGTGGCGCACGGCAGCAACAGCAGGATTGTCTCGGTGGAGCAGTTCAAGCCCTTCGACGACTGA
- a CDS encoding GntR family transcriptional regulator gives MTVGISVDLGSPTPPYEQIRLQISALIAAGGLTAGTRLPAVRSLAADLGLAAGTVARAYKELEQSGLIETRRRNGTVVLGLPADGSPGAGAPGSGASGSGAVGAELGAAVERLIQAGAKAGLPDEELLALVRVGLQRRRGLPSGPPSSSD, from the coding sequence ATGACAGTCGGCATTTCGGTGGACCTCGGTTCCCCCACTCCCCCGTATGAGCAAATTCGGCTGCAGATCAGCGCGCTGATCGCCGCGGGCGGGCTCACAGCCGGAACGCGGCTGCCGGCAGTCCGCAGCCTCGCAGCAGACCTGGGGCTTGCCGCTGGGACCGTCGCCCGGGCGTACAAGGAACTCGAACAGTCCGGGCTCATCGAGACCCGGCGCAGAAACGGAACCGTCGTCCTCGGGCTTCCGGCCGACGGTTCCCCGGGCGCCGGGGCGCCCGGCTCCGGTGCGTCCGGCTCCGGCGCGGTCGGAGCGGAACTGGGCGCCGCCGTCGAACGTCTCATCCAGGCCGGGGCCAAGGCGGGACTGCCCGATGAGGAGCTTCTTGCGCTGGTCCGTGTTGGTCTGCAGCGGCGTCGCGGCCTGCCTTCGGGCCCGCCGTCGAGCTCCGACTAG
- a CDS encoding thymidylate synthase has protein sequence MSTPTPYEDLLRDVMANGTHKSDRTGTGTSSVFGRQIRFDLGESFPLITTKRVHFKSVAVELLWFLRGDSNVKWMQDQGVTIWNEWADAEGELGPVYGVQWRSWPTPDGGHIDQIAELVESLKSNPDSRRHIVSAWNVSELRDMALPPCHAFFQFYVADGKLSCQLYQRSADMFLGVPFNIASYSLLTCMLAQQTGLKPGEFVWTGGDVHIYENHMDQVLKQLEREPYEYPQLKITRKPESIFDYTLDDFEVVGYRHHPTIKAPIAV, from the coding sequence GTGAGCACCCCAACGCCCTATGAAGACCTTCTGCGCGACGTCATGGCCAACGGCACGCACAAATCAGACCGCACCGGCACCGGAACCAGCAGCGTTTTCGGCCGCCAAATTCGCTTTGATCTGGGCGAAAGCTTTCCGCTGATCACCACCAAGCGGGTGCACTTCAAGTCCGTTGCCGTCGAACTGCTCTGGTTCCTCCGCGGCGACTCCAATGTGAAGTGGATGCAGGACCAGGGCGTGACCATCTGGAACGAGTGGGCCGATGCCGAGGGTGAACTCGGACCGGTCTACGGCGTGCAGTGGCGGAGCTGGCCCACGCCGGACGGCGGTCACATCGACCAGATCGCTGAGCTCGTGGAGAGCCTGAAGTCGAACCCGGACTCGCGCCGGCACATCGTCTCGGCCTGGAACGTGAGCGAGCTCAGGGACATGGCACTGCCGCCCTGCCATGCGTTTTTCCAGTTTTACGTGGCGGACGGCAAGCTGTCCTGCCAGCTGTACCAGCGGTCCGCGGACATGTTCCTGGGCGTGCCGTTCAACATCGCTTCCTACTCGCTGCTAACCTGCATGCTGGCGCAGCAGACCGGCCTCAAGCCCGGCGAATTCGTCTGGACCGGGGGGGACGTGCATATCTACGAGAACCATATGGACCAGGTCCTGAAGCAGCTGGAGCGGGAACCGTACGAGTACCCGCAGCTGAAGATCACCCGCAAGCCGGAATCGATCTTCGACTACACCCTGGACGACTTCGAAGTGGTGGGCTACCGGCACCACCCCACCATCAAGGCGCCGATCGCCGTATGA
- a CDS encoding dihydrofolate reductase yields the protein MSTEGTMDAQAFSEDIAAGMSGIGLVWAQTPAGVIGKDGDMPWNLPEDLLHFTRVTTGHPVIMGRKTWLSFPAKYRPLPNRTNIVITRQENWGSSPEAEGAVVVKSLDDALLESQFAPGCEAVWILGGGEIFKESTGLANVAVVTTIDVDADGDTYAPELGDGWVAGTSVPADGWLTGANGTRYRFTKWNRSEG from the coding sequence ATGAGCACGGAGGGCACTATGGATGCGCAGGCTTTCAGCGAGGACATCGCCGCGGGGATGTCCGGGATCGGACTCGTGTGGGCACAGACGCCTGCCGGCGTCATCGGCAAGGACGGCGACATGCCGTGGAACCTGCCCGAGGACCTGTTGCACTTCACCAGGGTCACCACCGGCCATCCCGTCATCATGGGCCGCAAGACCTGGCTGTCCTTCCCGGCGAAGTACCGTCCGCTGCCCAACCGGACCAACATCGTCATCACCCGGCAGGAGAACTGGGGCAGCTCGCCCGAGGCGGAGGGCGCCGTCGTCGTCAAATCCCTCGATGACGCCCTGCTGGAATCACAGTTCGCCCCAGGATGCGAAGCAGTCTGGATCCTCGGCGGCGGCGAAATTTTCAAGGAGTCCACGGGCCTGGCCAACGTCGCGGTGGTCACCACCATCGATGTTGATGCCGACGGCGACACGTACGCCCCGGAGCTCGGCGACGGTTGGGTGGCCGGGACGTCCGTGCCGGCCGACGGCTGGCTGACGGGGGCCAACGGCACGCGCTACCGGTTCACCAAGTGGAACCGCTCGGAAGGTTAG
- a CDS encoding NF038396 family protein: protein MLRKPETLFVLGYMLLPLFALLSAIVGLTMILGGNKIAGIIVLVVVTQVFTFGAFFALRARKTALLEEPDRQ from the coding sequence ATGCTGCGTAAACCGGAAACCCTCTTCGTGCTCGGCTACATGCTGCTGCCACTGTTTGCCCTGCTGTCCGCGATTGTCGGGCTCACGATGATCCTGGGAGGCAACAAAATTGCCGGCATCATCGTGCTGGTGGTCGTGACGCAGGTGTTCACCTTCGGCGCCTTCTTTGCGCTGCGAGCCCGCAAGACCGCACTGCTGGAGGAGCCCGACCGCCAGTAG
- a CDS encoding WXG100 family type VII secretion target, which translates to MSGNLWGADVAQLRTLAQQFGKVSDDLMQTSLHLTNQINSNPSWKGNDATQFRSDWNGNHRALIQRTVRALNDETRRLLDNANEQEKASDAAPGSGGGPVTLRDPGGALAGVLGGGIAALRAGMNVQKYIKAPLTLAKHVGQYSWVLKNRGSDVIKPFLTKGRHRLGGPVFEGRHLWQSTAGNAALEKLLKSSGESSRALRLIDNASDIASLKNLHEYIPPLERFEGFFAEKSKFGVGKSWEWLGKSGLARGLGWAGVGFSAYDSVNSFANGDVKGGLEGIGKTALGIGSFMPPPVGTVCQVASVGILVYENWDTISSVGKNIGEGIVNAVKDPGKFVSDTKDTLVDAGKSVGKFLGLGD; encoded by the coding sequence GTGTCAGGTAATTTGTGGGGCGCCGATGTCGCGCAGCTTCGCACACTCGCGCAGCAGTTCGGAAAGGTTTCCGACGACCTGATGCAGACGTCGTTGCATCTGACCAACCAGATCAACAGCAACCCTTCTTGGAAGGGCAACGACGCCACCCAGTTCCGTTCGGACTGGAACGGCAACCACAGGGCTCTTATCCAGCGGACGGTGCGCGCCCTCAACGACGAAACCCGCAGGCTGCTGGACAACGCCAACGAGCAGGAGAAGGCCAGCGACGCCGCACCGGGCTCCGGCGGCGGGCCCGTCACCCTACGCGATCCCGGCGGGGCGCTTGCAGGCGTTCTGGGCGGGGGAATTGCGGCGCTCAGGGCCGGCATGAACGTCCAGAAATACATCAAGGCCCCGCTCACCCTGGCCAAGCACGTTGGGCAGTACAGCTGGGTTCTGAAGAACCGCGGGAGCGACGTCATCAAGCCGTTCCTGACGAAGGGCCGGCACCGGCTTGGCGGTCCGGTCTTTGAAGGCCGTCACCTATGGCAGAGCACCGCAGGCAATGCCGCCCTCGAGAAACTCCTGAAAAGCTCCGGGGAGTCGAGCCGCGCCCTCCGACTCATCGACAACGCTTCCGACATCGCGTCACTCAAGAACCTGCACGAGTACATTCCCCCGTTGGAAAGGTTCGAAGGGTTCTTCGCGGAGAAGTCTAAGTTCGGCGTGGGAAAAAGTTGGGAGTGGCTAGGCAAGTCCGGCCTAGCACGCGGCCTGGGCTGGGCTGGCGTCGGTTTCAGCGCTTACGACTCCGTGAACAGCTTCGCTAACGGTGATGTCAAGGGCGGGCTTGAGGGGATCGGCAAGACCGCGCTCGGCATTGGAAGCTTCATGCCGCCTCCCGTGGGGACCGTCTGCCAGGTAGCCAGCGTCGGCATACTTGTGTACGAAAACTGGGACACCATCAGCAGCGTGGGAAAGAACATCGGCGAAGGCATAGTCAACGCTGTGAAGGACCCCGGAAAGTTCGTCAGCGACACGAAAGATACGCTGGTTGACGCAGGTAAGTCTGTGGGCAAGTTCTTGGGATTAGGCGATTAG
- the asd gene encoding aspartate-semialdehyde dehydrogenase yields MTTAATPSVGLVGWRGMVGSVLMQRMQEEGDFANINPVFFSTSNAGGAAPAFAEGAGKLEDAFDIDTLAKLPIIVTAQGGDYTKQVHGELRSRGWDGLWIDAASTLRMNDDSIIVLDPINRDVIDKGLANGTKDFVGGNCTVSCMLMGLGGLFKNGLVEWGTSMTYQAASGGGARHMRELLSQFGTLNAEVSTELDDPASAILDIDRKVLAHQRSDIDATQFGVPLAGSLIPWIDADLGNGQSKEEWKAGVETNKILGTSDENRVIMDGLCVRIGAMRSHSQALTLKLREDLSVAEIEKLLDEDNEWAKVVPNSKEASMADLTPVAASGTLTIPVGRIRKLEMGPQYISAFTVGDQLLWGAAEPLRRMLTIATGTL; encoded by the coding sequence ATGACTACAGCAGCTACTCCGTCCGTTGGACTGGTCGGTTGGCGTGGCATGGTCGGCTCCGTCCTGATGCAGCGCATGCAGGAAGAGGGCGACTTCGCCAACATCAACCCCGTATTTTTCTCCACCTCGAACGCAGGAGGTGCCGCCCCTGCCTTTGCTGAGGGCGCAGGCAAGCTCGAGGACGCGTTCGACATCGACACGCTGGCGAAGCTGCCCATTATTGTCACCGCCCAGGGCGGGGATTACACCAAGCAGGTCCACGGCGAACTGCGCAGCCGCGGCTGGGACGGCCTCTGGATCGACGCCGCCTCCACCCTGCGCATGAACGACGACTCCATCATCGTCCTGGACCCGATCAACCGGGACGTCATTGACAAGGGGCTCGCCAACGGCACCAAGGACTTCGTCGGCGGCAACTGCACCGTGTCCTGCATGCTGATGGGCCTCGGCGGCCTCTTCAAGAACGGCCTCGTCGAGTGGGGCACGTCCATGACGTACCAGGCGGCTTCCGGCGGCGGCGCACGGCACATGCGCGAGCTGCTCAGCCAGTTCGGCACGCTCAACGCCGAGGTCAGCACGGAACTGGATGACCCGGCCTCGGCCATCCTGGACATCGACCGCAAGGTGCTGGCCCACCAGCGGAGCGACATCGACGCCACCCAGTTCGGTGTCCCGCTGGCCGGCTCGCTTATCCCCTGGATCGATGCGGACCTCGGCAACGGCCAGTCCAAGGAGGAGTGGAAGGCCGGCGTCGAGACGAACAAGATCCTCGGCACCTCGGATGAGAACCGCGTCATCATGGATGGCCTCTGCGTGCGGATCGGGGCTATGCGCTCGCACTCGCAGGCGCTCACTTTGAAGCTGCGCGAGGACCTTTCCGTTGCCGAGATCGAGAAGTTACTCGACGAGGACAACGAATGGGCCAAGGTGGTGCCCAACTCCAAGGAAGCCTCCATGGCCGACCTGACCCCCGTGGCGGCATCGGGCACCCTGACCATCCCGGTGGGGCGCATCCGCAAGCTCGAGATGGGCCCGCAGTACATCAGCGCCTTCACCGTCGGCGACCAGCTCCTCTGGGGTGCCGCCGAACCGCTGCGCCGCATGCTCACCATCGCCACCGGCACGCTGTAA
- a CDS encoding type IV toxin-antitoxin system AbiEi family antitoxin domain-containing protein, which yields MASTRQLVEAGIDDRLLTEAVRNGVLLRLRRGAYVRSSYWSQIKPWERDDLRIRAHYEATGGTARYSHVSAARLHACSVWNCGPLVHVTTGYSNSGTSTGPDVKTHLFALDDSEVVTLQVADGREIYATSLERTVLDCARLLPLNEAAVIGDHALRKGADLPRMRQMLEQSEVKRGSRRAMTLLPSLDARSESAGETRTRLLLHAIGIQGFEPQYELPTRAGLFRADFADPGRRVIIEFDGKGKYSDFKPTEEVLLAERARENALTEEGWVVLRLEWQHLASPADVRRRVLAATARAQAQNRPRSA from the coding sequence GTGGCTTCAACCCGGCAGTTGGTGGAGGCGGGCATAGACGACAGGCTCCTTACCGAAGCGGTCAGAAACGGCGTCCTGCTCAGGCTCCGCCGCGGCGCCTATGTGCGCAGCTCATACTGGAGCCAGATCAAGCCGTGGGAGCGTGACGACCTCAGAATCCGGGCCCACTATGAGGCTACGGGCGGAACAGCGCGCTATAGCCACGTCAGCGCGGCCCGGCTCCATGCCTGCAGTGTCTGGAACTGCGGGCCGCTGGTACATGTGACAACCGGCTATTCGAACTCTGGAACGAGCACTGGCCCGGACGTGAAGACCCACCTTTTCGCGCTTGACGACTCCGAGGTCGTCACCCTGCAGGTCGCGGACGGAAGGGAAATCTACGCAACCAGCCTGGAACGCACCGTTCTCGACTGCGCACGCCTGCTGCCGCTCAATGAAGCAGCCGTGATCGGCGACCATGCGCTGCGGAAAGGCGCGGATCTGCCCAGGATGCGGCAGATGCTGGAGCAAAGTGAAGTCAAGCGTGGAAGCCGCCGTGCCATGACGCTGCTGCCCTCCCTCGATGCCCGATCGGAATCCGCCGGAGAAACGCGAACCCGGCTCCTCCTGCATGCGATTGGCATCCAGGGCTTCGAACCGCAGTACGAGTTGCCCACCCGAGCCGGACTATTCCGTGCGGACTTCGCCGATCCGGGACGACGGGTCATTATCGAGTTCGACGGCAAGGGCAAATACAGCGACTTCAAGCCCACCGAAGAGGTGCTGCTAGCTGAGCGTGCCCGCGAGAACGCTCTGACCGAGGAAGGGTGGGTCGTCCTGAGGCTTGAGTGGCAGCATCTGGCTTCTCCCGCTGACGTCAGGCGGCGTGTCCTGGCCGCGACCGCCCGGGCGCAGGCACAAAACCGGCCCCGCTCCGCATGA
- a CDS encoding winged helix DNA-binding domain-containing protein: MAAAVRIRVTPKVMGRLRLASQGLLGTGFTRVPEAVRSMTAMQAQDLQSALWAVGVRVPDAGLSDVRGALDDGSVVRSWPMRGTLHLLAPEDLRWILNITTARMIQGTAGRHRQLEITGSDVEACRNIALGLVDGGRAASREELFAAFEAAGQPTKAQRGIHLLWMLCQSASLVPGPLDRNQQKFVAFDHWITTSRDLGREEGIAELLLRYLRGHGPATLRDFAWWSSIPLTEVRRALPEVSGELVELEYNGTQFWMSPEAAKLLDEGVPGQRSVLALPGFDEFVLGYTDRSIVLPPEHAQKIVPGGNGVFKKAVVAGGEVTGTWARQGSGRAAAVVPVPFDDSKPLGPATLAGLRRAAERYESFLAS, translated from the coding sequence ATGGCAGCAGCGGTGAGGATCCGGGTTACGCCCAAGGTTATGGGCCGGCTGAGGCTGGCGTCGCAGGGCCTGCTGGGGACCGGATTCACCCGGGTGCCGGAGGCAGTCCGCTCGATGACCGCGATGCAGGCCCAGGATCTCCAGTCGGCGCTGTGGGCCGTGGGTGTCCGCGTACCCGACGCAGGCTTGAGCGACGTCCGCGGGGCCCTGGATGACGGGTCCGTGGTCCGCTCATGGCCCATGCGGGGCACGCTGCACCTGCTGGCTCCCGAGGATCTGCGCTGGATCCTGAACATCACCACGGCCCGGATGATCCAGGGAACGGCCGGCCGGCACCGGCAATTGGAAATCACCGGCAGCGACGTCGAAGCGTGCCGGAATATTGCCCTCGGCCTGGTCGACGGCGGACGGGCCGCCAGCCGGGAGGAACTGTTCGCGGCCTTCGAGGCGGCCGGGCAGCCCACCAAGGCGCAGCGCGGGATTCACCTGCTCTGGATGCTGTGCCAGAGCGCCTCACTGGTGCCCGGGCCGCTGGACCGCAACCAGCAGAAGTTCGTAGCGTTCGACCACTGGATCACGACGTCCCGTGACCTGGGCCGTGAGGAGGGGATCGCCGAGCTGCTTCTGAGGTACCTGCGCGGCCACGGACCCGCCACGCTGCGCGACTTCGCGTGGTGGTCCAGCATTCCGCTGACCGAGGTGCGGCGGGCCCTGCCGGAAGTGAGCGGCGAGCTGGTGGAGCTTGAGTACAACGGGACCCAGTTCTGGATGTCACCGGAGGCCGCAAAACTGCTGGACGAGGGCGTGCCGGGACAACGCTCGGTACTTGCTCTTCCGGGGTTCGATGAGTTTGTCCTCGGCTACACGGACCGGAGCATCGTGCTGCCGCCCGAGCATGCGCAGAAGATTGTTCCTGGCGGCAACGGCGTGTTCAAGAAGGCCGTCGTGGCCGGCGGCGAGGTGACCGGCACCTGGGCGAGGCAGGGGAGCGGGCGGGCGGCCGCCGTCGTACCCGTTCCCTTCGATGACTCGAAGCCCTTGGGCCCGGCGACCTTGGCGGGCTTGCGCCGGGCAGCCGAAAGGTACGAGAGCTTCCTCGCGTCCTGA
- a CDS encoding UDP-N-acetylmuramate dehydrogenase, with protein sequence MTPPRLSDLTTAAVGGPAGKYVEARTEAEIIEAVRAADAAGEQLLIIGGGSNLLISDDGFPGTVLKIASEGFTVNAEDSCGGVSVVVQAGHNWDALVKHAVLHAWSGIEALSGIPGATGATPVQNVGAYGSDVSQTIAAVRTWDRERNAVKTFTNSELKFGYRDSILKQTTVNGSPRYVVLTVEFQLPLGRMSAPIRYAELARVLGVEQGKRAYSNDVRREVLRLRASKGMVLDPEDRDTYSTGSFFTNPIVPSSVADGLPENAPRYPGGSDGAVKLSAAWLIDNAGFGKGFGLEDGSVSGGRASLSTKHTLAITNRGSASAADMVAIAREVRAGVVGRFGIELHPEPLLIGLSL encoded by the coding sequence GTGACCCCTCCAAGGCTTTCCGATCTGACCACGGCCGCCGTTGGCGGTCCCGCCGGCAAATACGTCGAGGCCCGCACCGAGGCCGAGATCATCGAGGCGGTGCGTGCCGCGGACGCCGCCGGTGAGCAGCTGCTGATCATCGGCGGCGGTTCCAACCTCCTGATTTCCGACGACGGGTTCCCCGGAACCGTCCTGAAGATCGCCTCGGAGGGGTTCACCGTCAACGCCGAGGACTCCTGCGGCGGCGTATCCGTGGTGGTCCAGGCCGGCCACAACTGGGACGCGCTGGTAAAGCACGCCGTGCTCCACGCCTGGTCCGGCATTGAAGCGCTGTCCGGGATCCCCGGCGCCACCGGCGCCACACCGGTGCAGAACGTCGGTGCCTACGGCTCGGACGTGTCGCAGACCATCGCCGCGGTCCGCACCTGGGACCGGGAGCGCAACGCAGTGAAGACCTTCACCAACTCGGAGCTGAAATTCGGGTACCGGGATTCGATCCTCAAGCAAACCACCGTCAACGGCTCTCCGCGCTACGTCGTGCTGACCGTCGAATTCCAGCTGCCGCTGGGCCGCATGAGCGCACCTATCCGCTATGCCGAGCTGGCGAGGGTCCTGGGCGTAGAACAGGGCAAGCGTGCCTACTCGAACGACGTGCGCCGGGAGGTCCTGCGGCTGCGCGCGTCCAAGGGCATGGTGCTGGACCCGGAGGACCGCGATACCTACTCCACGGGCTCCTTCTTCACCAACCCGATCGTGCCGTCTTCCGTGGCGGACGGACTGCCCGAAAACGCTCCCCGGTACCCGGGCGGCTCCGATGGCGCGGTCAAGCTGTCCGCGGCGTGGCTGATCGACAACGCCGGATTCGGCAAGGGTTTCGGGCTGGAGGACGGGAGCGTCTCCGGCGGCCGGGCCTCGCTGTCCACGAAGCACACCCTGGCCATCACCAACCGCGGTTCGGCCAGCGCCGCCGACATGGTGGCGATCGCACGCGAGGTGCGTGCCGGCGTCGTCGGGCGTTTTGGCATCGAACTGCACCCCGAACCGCTCCTGATCGGCCTCTCGCTCTAG